Proteins encoded by one window of Blastopirellula marina:
- a CDS encoding DUF1559 domain-containing protein has product MLLPTSPRWQRSRAFTLVELLVVIAIIGVLIALLLPAVQQARESARRMQCSNNMKQTALAMHTYHDIHGILPAPGYGGNHLGWSASILPQLEQNAIAEGLDYTTGSHVATGRVKYGIYRVDAYLCPSAPSSETYSPRTDEVYSGQQCFAIHYFGILGPQGNNASSSQAYDCQNLSEAFGGRCTEGIMWEKGSKFRDVTDGLSNTYLMGENSWKDMPYRRYWLRGEYNDSRGKLFLISKNIQAPINSGVDDKWNTVAFGSLHPGGAMFSRGDGSVTFVPETVDFATFLAGASKSGNEPVSAN; this is encoded by the coding sequence ATGCTTCTTCCTACGTCGCCGCGTTGGCAGCGCTCGCGCGCTTTTACGCTTGTCGAACTATTGGTGGTAATTGCCATTATCGGCGTTCTGATTGCCTTGCTTTTGCCGGCCGTGCAGCAGGCTCGCGAGTCTGCCCGACGGATGCAGTGCTCGAACAACATGAAGCAAACCGCTTTGGCCATGCACACTTACCACGATATTCACGGCATTCTGCCAGCTCCCGGCTATGGTGGTAACCACCTCGGCTGGAGCGCTTCGATCCTTCCGCAGTTGGAACAAAATGCCATCGCCGAGGGGCTCGATTACACCACCGGCAGTCACGTCGCGACCGGTCGCGTGAAGTACGGTATTTACCGCGTGGATGCTTATTTGTGCCCGAGTGCCCCCAGTTCGGAAACGTACTCGCCACGTACCGACGAGGTCTACAGCGGCCAGCAGTGCTTTGCGATCCACTACTTCGGCATCCTCGGCCCTCAAGGCAACAACGCTTCCTCGAGCCAGGCCTACGATTGCCAGAACCTTTCCGAAGCATTCGGGGGACGCTGCACCGAAGGGATCATGTGGGAGAAAGGCTCGAAGTTTCGCGACGTGACCGACGGTCTCTCGAATACCTACCTGATGGGTGAGAACTCGTGGAAGGACATGCCCTACCGCCGCTACTGGCTGCGGGGCGAATACAACGATTCGCGCGGCAAGCTCTTTTTGATCTCGAAGAACATCCAGGCCCCCATTAACAGCGGCGTGGACGACAAGTGGAACACGGTTGCGTTTGGCAGCCTGCACCCAGGCGGGGCGATGTTCTCGCGGGGTGACGGTTCGGTGACGTTCGTCCCCGAGACGGTCGACTTCGCCACGTTTTTAGCCGGGGCCAGCAAGTCAGGCAACGAGCCTGTCAGCGCCAATTAA
- a CDS encoding ExbD/TolR family protein, protein MRRPSPYRDRGPLQVAMTPMIDVVFLLLIFFLWTASFQIVEYALPSSISPPSNVGSSAERELEIEDFEQIVVRITGEPGNLTYAVNERRTQELPEVREILGVLASIKNDVPLIIDPVEAVPVGQVIDVYDIGRVLNFQEIQFAVEPD, encoded by the coding sequence ATGAGACGTCCCAGTCCTTACCGAGATCGCGGACCACTGCAAGTCGCCATGACGCCGATGATCGACGTCGTGTTTCTGCTGCTGATCTTCTTTCTGTGGACGGCCAGTTTTCAGATTGTCGAGTACGCACTGCCCAGCAGTATCTCGCCCCCCAGCAACGTCGGCTCGTCCGCCGAACGCGAGCTGGAGATCGAAGACTTCGAACAAATCGTCGTCCGCATCACCGGCGAGCCTGGTAACCTCACCTACGCCGTCAACGAACGCCGCACGCAAGAGTTGCCGGAAGTTCGCGAGATCCTTGGCGTGTTGGCCTCTATCAAGAACGACGTTCCCTTAATCATCGACCCGGTCGAAGCGGTCCCCGTCGGCCAGGTCATCGATGTGTACGACATCGGCCGCGTGCTGAACTTTCAAGAGATCCAGTTCGCCGTTGAACCCGATTAG
- a CDS encoding NAD-dependent epimerase/dehydratase family protein, with product MLALVTGSTGLVGNNVTRMLLDQGHQVRVMVRDPRIDRSLAGLDVEAVPGDIREEEAVNTAMIGVDAVIHSAAVVHIGWTKEKLMQQVNVEGTRIVAEAALKQGVRMVHVSSVDALGVGKKDASANEDSPREGKIPCPYVVTKRAAEDALREMVPQGLNVVITNPALMFGPWDWKPSSGRMLISVVKKQPPMAPSGGGSVCDVRDVAAAIITAIHKGKVGENYILGGENLTYFDLWKRMAAITGRRPPWARLGPVIGMIAGFSGDMYGHMDGKEPEVNSAAIKMGSQYHYYRSDKAMEELDYQIRPLDKTLRDALVWFRANGYLPALDGSKK from the coding sequence GTGCTGGCACTTGTCACCGGGTCTACCGGATTAGTGGGCAACAACGTAACGCGAATGCTGTTGGATCAAGGGCATCAGGTTCGCGTGATGGTCCGAGATCCGCGCATCGATCGTTCGCTAGCAGGGCTCGATGTCGAGGCGGTCCCCGGCGACATCCGTGAAGAAGAGGCGGTGAACACGGCCATGATCGGCGTCGATGCGGTCATTCACTCGGCGGCCGTGGTGCATATTGGCTGGACCAAAGAAAAGCTGATGCAGCAGGTGAATGTCGAAGGGACCAGGATCGTCGCCGAAGCAGCCCTGAAGCAAGGGGTCCGCATGGTGCACGTTTCTTCGGTCGATGCGTTGGGTGTGGGCAAGAAGGATGCCTCGGCCAACGAAGACTCGCCCCGCGAGGGGAAGATCCCCTGCCCTTACGTCGTCACCAAACGTGCCGCCGAAGACGCCCTGCGCGAGATGGTTCCCCAAGGCTTGAACGTCGTGATCACGAACCCGGCGTTGATGTTCGGGCCGTGGGACTGGAAGCCTTCGTCCGGCCGGATGCTGATTTCGGTCGTGAAGAAGCAGCCCCCCATGGCACCCAGCGGTGGTGGCAGCGTTTGCGATGTTCGCGACGTGGCTGCGGCGATCATCACGGCCATTCACAAGGGGAAGGTCGGCGAGAACTATATCCTCGGCGGCGAGAACCTGACCTACTTCGACCTCTGGAAACGCATGGCCGCGATCACGGGTCGGCGGCCGCCGTGGGCCCGCTTGGGACCGGTGATCGGGATGATCGCCGGTTTCAGTGGCGATATGTATGGCCACATGGATGGAAAAGAGCCGGAGGTGAACTCGGCAGCGATTAAGATGGGTAGCCAGTACCATTACTATCGCAGCGACAAGGCGATGGAAGAACTCGACTATCAGATTCGTCCCCTCGATAAGACCTTGCGGGATGCGCTGGTTTGGTTTCGCGCCAATGGTTATCTCCCCGCGCTGGATGGTTCCAAAAAATGA
- a CDS encoding tetratricopeptide repeat protein: MKMIPFITITLLTFASVTWAQSALEDDRRMIEGLLDRQLFGLAERYAAQQIMAEQISPAHRAEMAAELVRAYSLHALNARPSERDRYWNSAAAVLPQFQKQFPDPATSILIQVQTAHSQLAQLRLLRQEGEAFNDDTKLAQAQQLSAQVLQQYEALQEKVDELLRLSHAAGNQLPLTSDQLLALSRKVMLQSAEAAEEQGLSYPADSPDRTNAMIQAIQRAEPLTKLRPDTQVKWPAQLLAIRALRHLGRLDQARSTATMLLEMDPPPPPSVISDAWAEDIRVALAQNNLALATQRINKARAADGTSSPELDYAIFETYLALWKQAEEKQNTQDIQLWQGRSAAVVRELEQLYGSYWARRAEQQLTGSASSGGMQNVDLLRRTAENYVRQKNWDEALKNYDLGAQAARASNQPSEEYQLRLAAAAVAIEAGNLAEGVQRLRAAALEFPAEQDASLRHLTAAYYQSQLARQTDPPQLEPYIQLLQENLSRWSEGEPAAQAAMWLAQIEFSQGHWRAATEAYLLIPPTSTQFSSAVEGVRQASLKWFQTAQAKQELVPQDVRKVIDYFEQVVLHGQSAGGEWTATMRLASESAAQLWLNYTDNGYDNARAVIEVALRSNPNGPDGWRSRLQSLQVIALVGLGKLDQAQAKLQQVQNDSPQQLFEVLQALGQMGSSASPAIRQQIAEIELKVIAMLRPNLMQLDEATRMVIITREAEALAASGKLDRAIELYTTLAAQLPGDAEVQAGLARMLSRGTTAELQQQALDRWRQISRKSRTQSPTWYEAKLEIARCHIQLGDAEEAKQVVRYLQTLYPDMGGPEMKARFVELMQRLPRN, from the coding sequence ATGAAAATGATTCCCTTCATCACGATCACCCTCCTCACGTTCGCCAGCGTGACGTGGGCGCAGTCTGCGCTGGAGGACGATCGGCGGATGATCGAGGGGCTGCTGGATCGTCAGTTGTTTGGCCTGGCCGAGCGCTACGCCGCGCAGCAGATCATGGCCGAACAGATTTCGCCTGCACATCGGGCAGAGATGGCCGCGGAACTCGTGCGCGCCTATTCGCTGCACGCGCTCAATGCTCGCCCAAGCGAACGCGACCGCTACTGGAACTCGGCGGCGGCGGTCCTGCCTCAGTTCCAAAAACAATTCCCCGATCCGGCCACGTCGATCCTCATCCAGGTACAAACGGCCCATAGCCAGTTGGCCCAGCTGCGGCTTCTGCGGCAAGAAGGGGAGGCCTTCAACGACGATACCAAGCTGGCCCAGGCCCAGCAGCTTTCCGCCCAGGTCCTACAGCAGTACGAGGCATTGCAGGAAAAGGTCGACGAGTTGCTGCGCCTGTCGCATGCTGCCGGCAATCAGCTCCCCCTCACGTCAGACCAGCTACTGGCCCTCTCGCGCAAAGTCATGCTGCAGTCGGCCGAAGCCGCCGAAGAACAGGGGCTCAGCTACCCGGCCGATTCGCCGGATCGCACCAACGCGATGATCCAGGCCATCCAGCGCGCCGAACCGCTGACCAAGCTCCGGCCCGACACCCAGGTCAAATGGCCGGCTCAGCTACTGGCGATCCGCGCACTGCGCCACCTGGGCCGGTTAGATCAGGCCCGCAGCACCGCCACAATGCTCTTGGAAATGGATCCACCACCGCCGCCGAGCGTGATCAGTGATGCCTGGGCTGAAGACATTCGCGTGGCCCTGGCCCAGAACAACTTGGCACTCGCCACGCAGCGGATCAACAAGGCTCGCGCGGCAGACGGCACTTCGTCGCCGGAACTCGATTACGCCATCTTCGAAACCTACCTGGCCCTCTGGAAACAGGCCGAAGAGAAACAGAACACGCAAGACATCCAGCTATGGCAAGGCCGCTCGGCCGCGGTCGTACGCGAACTGGAACAGCTATACGGTTCGTACTGGGCCCGCCGCGCCGAGCAGCAGTTGACCGGCAGCGCGAGCAGCGGCGGCATGCAGAACGTCGACCTGCTGCGCCGCACCGCCGAGAACTACGTCCGGCAAAAAAACTGGGACGAAGCACTGAAGAACTACGATCTGGGTGCCCAAGCGGCCCGTGCTTCCAACCAGCCGTCGGAAGAGTACCAACTGCGTCTGGCCGCGGCGGCCGTCGCCATCGAAGCCGGCAACCTGGCCGAAGGGGTGCAGCGCCTGCGGGCTGCGGCACTCGAATTTCCCGCCGAACAAGACGCTTCACTACGCCACCTGACGGCAGCCTACTACCAATCGCAACTGGCCCGGCAAACCGATCCGCCGCAGTTGGAACCCTACATTCAGTTGCTGCAGGAAAACCTCAGCCGTTGGAGCGAAGGGGAGCCGGCCGCCCAGGCCGCCATGTGGCTCGCGCAGATCGAATTCTCGCAAGGGCATTGGCGGGCCGCCACCGAGGCGTACCTGCTCATTCCACCAACATCAACGCAGTTCTCCTCGGCGGTCGAAGGGGTTCGTCAGGCCTCGCTCAAGTGGTTTCAAACGGCCCAGGCGAAGCAAGAACTCGTTCCGCAAGACGTCCGCAAAGTGATCGACTACTTCGAGCAAGTCGTCCTCCATGGTCAATCCGCCGGCGGCGAGTGGACCGCCACCATGCGGCTGGCTTCCGAGTCCGCCGCGCAGCTCTGGCTCAACTACACCGACAACGGCTACGACAACGCACGAGCCGTGATCGAAGTCGCCCTGCGATCGAACCCCAACGGCCCCGATGGTTGGCGAAGCCGCTTGCAGTCGCTACAGGTCATCGCCCTGGTCGGCCTGGGCAAACTCGATCAGGCCCAGGCCAAACTGCAACAAGTGCAGAACGACAGCCCACAACAGCTATTCGAAGTGCTGCAAGCGCTCGGCCAGATGGGCAGTTCCGCCTCGCCCGCCATCCGGCAGCAGATCGCCGAGATCGAACTGAAGGTCATCGCCATGCTGCGACCGAACCTGATGCAGTTGGACGAAGCAACCCGCATGGTGATCATCACGCGCGAAGCGGAAGCCCTGGCCGCCAGTGGCAAGCTCGACCGCGCAATCGAGCTGTACACCACCCTCGCCGCGCAGCTTCCCGGCGATGCCGAAGTGCAGGCAGGCCTTGCCCGCATGCTCTCTCGCGGCACCACCGCAGAGCTGCAACAGCAAGCCCTTGATCGCTGGCGACAAATCAGCCGCAAAAGCCGCACGCAGTCCCCAACCTGGTACGAAGCCAAACTCGAAATCGCCCGCTGCCACATCCAACTTGGCGACGCGGAAGAAGCGAAGCAAGTCGTGCGCTATCTACAAACCCTGTATCCCGACATGGGCGGCCCCGAAATGAAAGCCCGCTTCGTAGAGTTGATGCAGCGCCTACCACGGAATTAG
- a CDS encoding PRC-barrel domain-containing protein, translated as MAVATAFFYLEQPQFHLGDSEMLVTRILGLFLALALVVPAFAEEKPAKDSDSQAKPAKTDSEKSDRIAATRVLGASVYGSNKEDTVGSVNDIVMTKDGKVAYLIIGSGGIAGVGETDHAVPAKAVDMAWVNTDDDATLKLSIPMTAEDLKNAPALSLEHAADLTVDSFHERNSKYFKSTDAPHLTAEEMFLASALNDLEVKGSGNETLGQLDDIVFNHKMEDCQAEYFILGSGGTLGVGEKYTAIPADKVKITKTEDNQYTAMIDANKNTVGAAPKVTSDKYYAELDHEETRSNVDKAFAEAGDK; from the coding sequence ATGGCAGTTGCGACTGCCTTCTTCTATCTCGAACAACCTCAGTTTCATTTAGGAGATTCTGAAATGTTAGTAACGCGTATTTTAGGACTATTTCTCGCATTGGCCTTGGTGGTTCCAGCTTTTGCCGAGGAAAAGCCTGCGAAGGATTCCGATAGCCAGGCGAAGCCAGCCAAGACCGATTCCGAAAAATCGGATCGCATCGCCGCGACTCGCGTGTTGGGCGCTAGCGTCTACGGATCCAACAAGGAAGACACCGTCGGATCGGTCAACGATATTGTCATGACCAAGGATGGCAAAGTCGCTTACCTGATCATCGGTAGCGGCGGTATCGCTGGCGTTGGTGAGACCGATCATGCTGTGCCTGCCAAAGCGGTGGACATGGCTTGGGTGAACACCGACGACGATGCCACGCTGAAGCTCAGCATTCCGATGACGGCTGAAGACTTGAAGAACGCTCCGGCTTTGTCGCTGGAACATGCTGCCGATCTGACGGTCGATTCGTTCCACGAACGGAACAGCAAGTACTTCAAGTCGACGGATGCTCCGCATCTGACAGCAGAGGAAATGTTTCTCGCTTCGGCCCTGAACGACCTGGAGGTCAAGGGAAGTGGTAATGAAACGCTTGGTCAGTTGGACGACATCGTCTTCAATCACAAGATGGAAGATTGCCAAGCGGAATACTTCATTCTCGGTTCCGGTGGTACGCTGGGAGTAGGTGAGAAATACACGGCTATTCCAGCCGACAAGGTGAAGATCACCAAGACCGAAGATAACCAGTACACGGCGATGATCGATGCCAACAAGAACACCGTTGGTGCCGCTCCGAAGGTCACTTCGGACAAGTACTACGCCGAACTGGATCACGAAGAAACGCGAAGCAACGTCGACAAGGCGTTCGCTGAAGCTGGCGACAAATAA
- a CDS encoding tetratricopeptide repeat protein, whose product MPNPNINYLVRLRPPLRRRAFLFTLVLSTIALGVCARQCAADDIVTLRPANPTAEPTKVRGNVIDYTGQVLTLQTASGQTSIPAEKVASIETDYASDVMQAKQFLIEGKSSEAARLLAAAVAGERRPWVKREILALEAIALQNAGRPIEAGNTFLKIVADDPQTIHFAALPLAWFSLPPHFERDRAARQWMEMPSPYPQLMGASWLLSTSDRSQAIGVLNNLRSSKIPQIALLAEAQLWQTKIVTATQADVQLWQRQLAAGILRDEALAGPLLVVGKAWRQLNNDNQAALTLMRPPILYPNQRPVAAESLLQAGRSLERAGQTDEAVRVLREAIEKYGDQPARQEAEINLKRIASSGSN is encoded by the coding sequence GTGCCCAACCCTAATATCAACTACCTGGTAAGATTGAGACCTCCGTTGCGTCGTCGTGCGTTCCTGTTCACGCTTGTTCTCTCCACGATCGCCTTAGGCGTTTGTGCCAGGCAGTGCGCAGCCGACGACATCGTCACCCTTCGCCCGGCCAATCCCACCGCCGAGCCCACCAAGGTCCGCGGCAACGTCATCGACTACACCGGTCAGGTACTGACCCTGCAAACGGCTTCCGGGCAAACATCGATCCCTGCGGAGAAAGTCGCGTCGATCGAAACCGACTACGCCTCCGACGTGATGCAGGCCAAGCAGTTTCTGATCGAAGGGAAATCGAGCGAAGCGGCCCGGCTGCTGGCCGCCGCGGTCGCTGGCGAACGTCGCCCGTGGGTAAAGCGCGAGATCCTGGCTCTTGAAGCAATCGCCCTGCAGAACGCCGGACGTCCCATCGAAGCGGGCAACACGTTCCTGAAGATTGTGGCCGACGATCCGCAGACGATTCACTTCGCGGCCCTGCCGCTGGCCTGGTTCAGCTTGCCACCCCACTTCGAGCGCGACCGAGCCGCACGGCAGTGGATGGAGATGCCGTCGCCGTATCCCCAGCTGATGGGTGCCAGTTGGCTATTAAGTACTTCCGATCGTTCGCAGGCCATCGGCGTTCTCAACAATCTTCGCAGCAGCAAAATCCCGCAGATCGCGCTGCTGGCCGAAGCGCAGCTGTGGCAAACCAAGATCGTCACCGCCACCCAGGCCGACGTGCAGCTATGGCAGCGGCAGCTGGCTGCCGGCATCCTGCGCGACGAAGCCCTTGCCGGTCCACTGCTGGTCGTCGGCAAAGCCTGGCGGCAACTCAACAACGACAACCAGGCGGCCCTCACCTTGATGCGGCCGCCGATCTTGTATCCCAATCAACGACCCGTAGCCGCCGAGAGCCTGCTGCAAGCAGGCCGATCGCTGGAACGCGCCGGGCAGACCGACGAAGCCGTTCGTGTGCTGCGCGAAGCCATCGAAAAATATGGCGACCAGCCAGCGCGGCAGGAAGCGGAAATCAACCTCAAACGAATCGCCAGCTCAGGTAGCAACTAG
- a CDS encoding DUF1963 domain-containing protein → MWNRKNSEHEQEIDRQVRGLAKPVTRFRATKLKPGESLPITATRFGGTPYAEAGEQWPMFGNYPFDFVAQFNLTEIEDPPTDAYELFTVYLCWEGLAEDPENCCLVRTYNKPSAEKAFEVPRPEPQGQHDYQVQACGVERWRADSYPSPLGGWEHLPVFENWPKPLKMRVRSFRDELIQLGRSIKYHWTTGDVGQAYLNSLRRIGCYWKDGEVTQVGGYPYYVHDATMDDDDCFLLAQISYEPAANFCIGDAANCLIAACKSNPTQFWFDAFQTH, encoded by the coding sequence ATGTGGAATCGTAAGAACAGTGAGCACGAACAAGAGATAGACCGTCAGGTTCGTGGCTTGGCCAAACCTGTCACACGCTTTCGTGCCACGAAGCTCAAGCCCGGCGAGTCGCTCCCAATCACGGCAACCAGGTTCGGGGGCACTCCCTATGCGGAAGCTGGGGAACAGTGGCCTATGTTCGGAAACTATCCGTTCGATTTCGTCGCGCAGTTCAACCTGACCGAGATCGAAGACCCGCCAACTGATGCGTACGAACTGTTTACAGTGTACCTCTGCTGGGAAGGCTTAGCTGAAGATCCAGAGAACTGCTGCCTAGTTCGAACCTACAACAAGCCATCAGCGGAAAAAGCGTTCGAAGTGCCGCGACCCGAGCCCCAGGGTCAACACGACTACCAAGTTCAAGCTTGCGGCGTCGAGCGATGGCGAGCCGACAGCTACCCGTCGCCTCTCGGAGGATGGGAGCATCTGCCCGTGTTCGAGAACTGGCCCAAGCCACTCAAAATGCGAGTGCGTAGCTTTCGTGACGAGCTGATTCAGTTGGGCCGCAGCATCAAATATCACTGGACAACAGGCGATGTCGGCCAAGCATACTTGAATAGTCTGCGTCGGATTGGCTGCTATTGGAAGGATGGAGAGGTCACCCAGGTAGGCGGCTATCCGTACTACGTCCATGACGCCACGATGGACGATGACGATTGCTTTCTACTGGCGCAAATATCTTATGAGCCGGCGGCAAACTTCTGCATCGGCGATGCGGCCAACTGCCTGATAGCGGCCTGTAAATCCAATCCAACCCAGTTTTGGTTCGACGCTTTCCAAACCCACTAG
- a CDS encoding MotA/TolQ/ExbB proton channel family protein, which yields MANLTRIGIWTACLAVLALAMLGGGSSLLPTAGPQSVSAQDSAPVTPPADPPAAAPEKTGFIDIVLSGGIVGGLILVFLLALSMTAAYLVFEQAMTIRKTEIMPPELGDTVRDHLLAGKVQEAERACRERPSFLSFVLLSGIAELDGGWTAVEKALEDATAEQSARLFRKIEYLSVIGNIAPMVGLLGTVTGMIFAFQQVAATQGAAGAGDLAEGIYQALVTTVGGLLVAIPSLGAFAIFRNWVDELVAEAAYVAQQVFTPLKRRKRQAASQAARS from the coding sequence TTGGCCAATTTGACACGTATTGGAATTTGGACTGCCTGCCTGGCCGTGCTGGCCTTGGCCATGCTCGGCGGAGGCTCCAGCTTACTGCCCACCGCCGGACCTCAATCAGTCAGCGCGCAAGATAGTGCGCCGGTCACACCACCGGCGGACCCGCCTGCGGCAGCCCCCGAGAAGACCGGCTTCATCGACATCGTCCTCAGCGGCGGGATCGTGGGGGGGCTGATTCTTGTCTTCCTGCTGGCCCTGTCGATGACGGCGGCGTACCTGGTCTTCGAACAAGCGATGACCATTCGCAAAACCGAGATCATGCCGCCAGAGCTGGGCGATACGGTCCGCGACCATCTGTTGGCCGGCAAAGTTCAAGAAGCCGAACGTGCTTGCCGCGAGCGTCCCAGCTTCCTGTCGTTCGTCCTGCTAAGCGGCATCGCCGAACTCGATGGGGGCTGGACCGCCGTCGAGAAGGCGCTCGAAGACGCCACTGCCGAACAGTCCGCGCGTTTGTTTCGCAAGATCGAATACCTTTCGGTCATTGGCAACATCGCCCCCATGGTTGGGCTGCTGGGTACGGTCACCGGTATGATCTTCGCTTTCCAACAAGTGGCTGCCACGCAGGGAGCCGCCGGGGCAGGGGACCTGGCCGAAGGGATTTACCAGGCGCTGGTCACCACGGTGGGCGGTTTGCTCGTGGCGATTCCTTCGCTGGGTGCGTTCGCCATCTTCCGTAACTGGGTGGATGAGCTGGTGGCCGAAGCGGCTTACGTCGCTCAGCAGGTCTTCACACCGCTTAAACGTCGCAAGCGTCAAGCGGCATCCCAGGCCGCAAGGAGCTAA
- a CDS encoding ExbD/TolR family protein: protein MRVPSNLKPGQAEFNMTPMIDVVFLLIIFFLVSSHLAKQEAQMPLPLPTAKSGQEIIDDQQPRVVVNIEADGSLILAGRRVPPEQLKERLAAERARSGDSIELRIRCDRQTPYANVKPVMLAATEAGIWSIAFSVIRPEDAR from the coding sequence GTGCGTGTGCCCAGCAACTTGAAACCTGGCCAGGCCGAGTTCAACATGACGCCGATGATCGACGTCGTGTTCCTGTTGATCATCTTCTTCCTCGTCTCCAGCCACCTGGCGAAGCAGGAAGCCCAGATGCCGCTACCGCTACCCACCGCGAAGAGCGGCCAAGAGATCATCGACGACCAGCAGCCGCGCGTGGTGGTGAACATCGAAGCCGATGGCTCGCTCATCCTGGCCGGCAGGCGCGTTCCGCCAGAGCAACTGAAAGAACGCCTCGCTGCCGAGCGAGCGCGAAGCGGTGACTCGATCGAACTGCGGATCCGCTGCGATCGCCAGACTCCCTACGCCAACGTGAAGCCCGTGATGCTGGCCGCCACCGAGGCAGGCATCTGGAGCATTGCCTTCTCCGTCATTAGGCCGGAGGACGCGCGATGA
- a CDS encoding VWA domain-containing protein has product MSTSPQLESIQPADQIQWVKSRRVMPAWLMSLLIHALLGTLLILTVSTVSQGIGDEPARRGSIALANRSENATEYFDGDSSQNADSQQTTDSQQAAQAISDAMPAVDLPPSVLSKLLPQGDQALTGEETSGLPSAGGMTQGGASSKGGLGNEGTTSVFGAEGRGNKFVYVFDRSGSMDGRPLAAAKQQLIKSLHDLDKLHQFAIIFYNENPQVFSPRGNGPQLVFADEQGKNLAERFVRGIIASGSTQHVDALSMALKMNPDVIFFLTDADQPQLFPADLDRIRKLNKGCSIHAIEFGYGPYDGRRNFLVKLADENDGKHVYVDISKLRAQP; this is encoded by the coding sequence ATGTCGACCAGCCCACAACTCGAATCGATTCAGCCGGCAGACCAGATCCAATGGGTCAAGTCGCGCCGGGTGATGCCGGCCTGGTTGATGTCTCTTTTGATTCATGCGCTGTTGGGAACGCTGCTGATTCTGACCGTCAGCACCGTATCGCAAGGGATCGGAGACGAGCCGGCCCGGCGTGGGAGCATTGCCCTGGCCAATCGCAGCGAGAACGCCACCGAGTACTTCGACGGCGACTCGAGCCAGAATGCCGACAGTCAGCAAACGACCGATTCGCAGCAAGCGGCCCAGGCCATCAGCGATGCGATGCCGGCAGTCGATCTGCCACCCAGCGTTTTGAGTAAGCTCCTTCCCCAAGGAGACCAGGCCCTGACCGGCGAAGAGACATCCGGCCTTCCTTCCGCCGGCGGCATGACCCAAGGGGGAGCGTCCTCCAAAGGTGGCCTCGGCAATGAAGGGACCACCTCGGTCTTCGGCGCGGAAGGGCGCGGTAACAAGTTCGTCTACGTCTTCGACCGCAGCGGTAGTATGGACGGCCGACCGCTGGCCGCCGCCAAGCAGCAGTTGATTAAGAGTCTGCACGATTTAGACAAGCTGCATCAGTTCGCCATTATCTTCTATAACGAAAACCCCCAGGTCTTCAGTCCGCGCGGCAATGGGCCGCAGTTGGTCTTCGCCGATGAACAAGGCAAGAACCTGGCCGAGCGCTTCGTCCGCGGGATTATTGCCAGCGGCAGTACGCAGCATGTCGATGCCTTGTCGATGGCACTCAAAATGAATCCGGACGTCATCTTCTTTCTGACCGACGCCGACCAGCCGCAGTTGTTTCCGGCCGACCTCGATCGGATTCGCAAACTGAACAAAGGATGCTCGATCCACGCGATCGAATTTGGCTACGGCCCCTACGATGGACGACGCAACTTTCTGGTAAAATTGGCCGACGAGAACGACGGCAAGCATGTTTACGTCGATATCTCGAAGCTCCGTGCCCAACCCTAA